A single Thermaerobacter sp. FW80 DNA region contains:
- a CDS encoding GldG family protein, which produces MAERADVHRRRVLWRGTNAVVLTVAVLALLVLANVFAARYSWRYDATAQKIYSLSPSTHEVLADLEQDVTLYGFLQSGSAEGDTLRKILEQYDRASPRIRLEVVDPEREPSTARRYEVDAYNTVVVEVGDDHRKIDPLSLFGYGAGGGLEIRAEQAITRALLELTGRGGKKVYFLTGHGEGNPDTELTTLGQLLEGEALTVETLNLAQRGQVPEDAAVVVIAGPSRDLLEEERQRLEDYVRRGGRLLVLYGPVPDGRRLEQLEALLASVGVEAAQDVVVDPQRAFLGQDPLSPMPLLGSHAIVDPLRQGELVLVLPGSRSLQAREGTELTTTELLHTSDEAWGETDLRSETVRRDGDDRAGPLTLALAVEGDLAPADRSAGQADEQGRDEGGEAASAAEGEAAEGDGEGGSQPVAVVVGSAAFVANDYLDRVPGNRDFIVNAVNWLLGSEERLTIRPKELAATPIVLTPRAVVGIFYGLVLGFPALVALTGLAIWWRRRHA; this is translated from the coding sequence ATGGCCGAGCGGGCCGATGTCCATCGCCGTCGCGTGCTGTGGCGGGGGACGAACGCGGTGGTGCTGACGGTGGCCGTGCTGGCCCTGCTGGTGCTGGCCAACGTGTTCGCCGCCCGCTACTCGTGGCGGTACGATGCCACCGCCCAGAAGATCTACTCCCTCTCGCCCTCCACCCACGAGGTCCTGGCCGACCTCGAGCAGGATGTCACGCTGTACGGCTTCCTGCAGTCCGGATCGGCGGAGGGCGACACCCTGCGCAAGATCCTCGAGCAGTACGACCGCGCCTCGCCCCGCATCCGGCTCGAGGTGGTGGACCCCGAGCGGGAGCCGTCCACGGCGAGGCGGTACGAGGTGGACGCCTACAACACGGTGGTCGTGGAGGTCGGCGACGACCACCGGAAGATCGACCCGCTGAGCCTGTTCGGCTACGGGGCGGGCGGCGGCCTCGAGATCCGGGCCGAACAGGCGATCACCCGCGCCCTCCTCGAGCTGACGGGGCGGGGCGGTAAGAAGGTCTACTTCCTGACGGGCCACGGCGAGGGCAACCCGGACACCGAGCTGACCACCCTGGGCCAGCTGCTGGAGGGCGAGGCCCTGACGGTGGAGACGCTCAACCTGGCCCAGCGGGGCCAGGTGCCGGAGGATGCGGCGGTGGTGGTCATCGCCGGTCCCAGCCGGGACCTGCTGGAGGAGGAGCGCCAGCGACTGGAGGACTACGTGCGGCGAGGCGGCCGGCTGCTGGTCCTCTACGGGCCGGTCCCCGACGGCCGGCGCCTGGAGCAGCTGGAGGCGCTGCTGGCATCGGTCGGGGTGGAGGCCGCCCAGGACGTGGTGGTCGATCCCCAGCGCGCCTTCCTCGGCCAGGATCCCCTCTCGCCCATGCCGCTCCTGGGGAGCCACGCCATCGTCGACCCGCTGCGACAGGGCGAGCTGGTGCTGGTGCTGCCAGGGTCCCGCAGCCTGCAGGCGCGCGAGGGCACGGAGCTCACGACCACCGAGCTCCTGCACACCAGCGACGAGGCCTGGGGCGAGACGGATCTGCGGTCCGAGACGGTGCGCCGCGACGGTGACGACCGCGCGGGCCCGCTGACGCTGGCGCTGGCGGTGGAGGGCGACCTCGCCCCCGCGGATCGGTCCGCAGGCCAGGCGGACGAGCAAGGGCGGGACGAGGGTGGCGAGGCCGCGTCCGCTGCGGAGGGCGAGGCGGCCGAAGGCGACGGGGAGGGCGGGTCGCAGCCGGTGGCCGTGGTGGTGGGCAGCGCGGCCTTCGTGGCCAACGACTACCTGGACCGGGTCCCGGGGAACCGTGACTTCATCGTCAACGCCGTCAACTGGCTGTTGGGTTCGGAGGAGCGCCTGACCATCCGGCCCAAGGAGCTGGCCGCCACGCCCATCGTGCTCACCCCGCGGGCGGTGGTGGGGATCTTCTACGGGCTCGTGCTGGGGTTCCCCGCCCTGGTCGCCCTCACCGGCCTCGCCATCTGGTGGAGGAGGCGGCACGCATGA
- a CDS encoding thioesterase family protein, with the protein MASWTLRLRVRYGETDRMGRAYYARYFDWFTDGRTELIRCMGLSYRQLEDQGVFLPVLEAACRYLRPVDYDDELELEVRLERLTPTRMDFAYRLRLAATGQPVAEGTTRHAFIDRRGKPVNLRKARPEVWRRLEPLQAATPLPRESVAPAGSSVAPPPSHGDEPAPRGTRAAPARRAADRADPVATPSSTPEASEGDDRRC; encoded by the coding sequence TTGGCCAGCTGGACCCTGCGCCTGCGGGTGCGCTACGGCGAGACGGACCGCATGGGCCGGGCGTACTACGCGCGCTACTTCGACTGGTTCACCGACGGGCGCACCGAGCTGATCCGCTGCATGGGGCTCTCGTATCGCCAGCTGGAGGACCAGGGCGTGTTCCTCCCCGTCCTGGAGGCGGCGTGCCGCTACCTGCGGCCGGTGGACTACGACGACGAACTCGAGCTGGAGGTGCGGCTGGAGCGCCTGACGCCCACCCGCATGGACTTCGCCTACCGTCTGCGGCTGGCGGCCACCGGGCAGCCCGTGGCGGAGGGCACGACGCGGCATGCCTTCATCGACCGGCGCGGCAAGCCAGTCAACCTGCGCAAGGCTCGCCCCGAGGTCTGGCGAAGGCTCGAGCCCCTGCAGGCGGCGACGCCCCTCCCCCGGGAATCGGTTGCCCCCGCGGGATCGTCGGTCGCGCCGCCACCATCCCATGGGGACGAACCGGCTCCCCGCGGGACGCGGGCCGCGCCAGCCCGCAGAGCGGCGGATCGGGCCGATCCCGTCGCGACCCCCTCGTCGACGCCGGAAGCCAGCGAGGGGGACGACCGGCGTTGTTGA
- the menC gene encoding o-succinylbenzoate synthase — protein sequence MRVQRIDVFHVAMTLRAPFRTSFGVTHERHCLLIRLEADGVEGWGEVVADAAPLYSEETVETAWHILRDFLVPAVLGRSFDSPREFRASYAHVRRHPMAKAGLEGAFWDAWSRARGLPLWRALGGTKDRVEVGVSIGIQEDVPALLRAIESFQAQGYRRFKIKIEPGWDVDVVREVRRALGDIPLMVDANSAYTLADASHLAQLDRFDLMMIEQPLAHDDLVDHADLQRQLRTPICLDESVHHADDLRKAARIGACRILNVKVGRVGGLTEVQAIDRLARQLGIPLWCGGMLETGIGRLHNVALATLPGFTLPGDTSGSDRYWLEDVIDPPVTVDRDGTIAVPQQPGIGHQVREDRIQRVTRRRATYRANGAA from the coding sequence ATGCGTGTCCAGCGGATCGACGTCTTCCACGTGGCGATGACGCTGCGGGCTCCCTTCCGCACCAGTTTTGGCGTCACCCACGAACGTCACTGCCTTCTCATCCGGTTGGAGGCCGACGGCGTGGAGGGGTGGGGGGAGGTGGTGGCGGATGCGGCTCCGCTCTACAGCGAGGAGACGGTGGAGACGGCCTGGCACATCTTGCGGGACTTCCTCGTGCCGGCGGTCCTCGGTCGCTCCTTCGACAGCCCCCGCGAATTCCGGGCGTCCTATGCCCATGTGCGCCGCCACCCCATGGCCAAGGCCGGGCTCGAAGGGGCCTTTTGGGATGCCTGGAGCCGTGCCCGCGGCTTGCCGCTGTGGCGGGCGTTGGGCGGCACGAAGGACCGCGTCGAAGTCGGCGTCAGCATCGGTATCCAGGAGGATGTGCCCGCGCTGTTGCGGGCCATCGAATCCTTCCAGGCCCAGGGCTATCGCCGCTTCAAGATCAAGATCGAGCCGGGATGGGACGTCGACGTCGTCCGGGAGGTCCGCCGGGCCTTGGGTGACATCCCGCTGATGGTCGACGCCAATTCGGCGTATACCTTGGCGGATGCGTCCCATCTTGCCCAATTGGATCGCTTCGACCTGATGATGATCGAGCAACCCCTCGCCCACGATGACTTGGTGGACCACGCCGACCTGCAACGGCAGCTTCGGACGCCCATCTGCCTTGATGAAAGCGTTCACCACGCCGACGACCTGCGCAAGGCGGCGCGGATCGGTGCCTGTCGCATCCTCAACGTCAAGGTCGGCCGGGTTGGCGGGCTGACCGAGGTCCAAGCCATCGATCGCCTCGCCCGCCAGCTGGGCATCCCCCTGTGGTGTGGCGGCATGCTGGAAACCGGTATCGGCCGGTTGCACAACGTGGCGCTGGCGACGCTGCCGGGTTTCACCCTGCCCGGGGATACGTCCGGGAGCGACCGGTACTGGCTCGAAGATGTGATTGACCCGCCGGTGACGGTGGATCGTGATGGAACCATCGCCGTACCCCAGCAGCCCGGCATCGGTCACCAGGTGCGGGAGGACCGGATCCAGCGGGTCACCCGCCGCCGCGCGACGTACCGAGCCAATGGCGCCGCGTGA
- a CDS encoding GAF domain-containing protein produces the protein MAEFTRDEPAGDAGPQGGVSTLEGLRARTLAWLREEAGRETRFRELAQAVCSRLCREFPHYSWVGVYMVEGDRLKLWAWDGPEPTQHVEIPLNAGLCGWAASTGQVANVPDVRKDPRYLQCFVSCQSEIVVPIARDGKVYGEIDIDSDRLAAFGADDEQFLKAVCAILAERAAADAEVRAVGGRTTGRPA, from the coding sequence ATGGCGGAGTTCACGCGGGACGAACCGGCCGGGGACGCGGGGCCCCAGGGGGGCGTGTCCACCCTCGAGGGGCTGCGGGCCCGCACGCTGGCGTGGTTGCGGGAAGAGGCAGGCCGGGAGACCCGTTTCCGGGAGCTGGCCCAGGCGGTCTGCTCCCGCCTGTGCAGGGAGTTCCCCCATTACTCCTGGGTGGGCGTCTACATGGTGGAGGGCGATCGCCTCAAGCTGTGGGCCTGGGACGGGCCGGAGCCCACCCAGCACGTGGAGATCCCCCTGAACGCGGGGCTGTGCGGCTGGGCGGCCTCCACGGGCCAGGTGGCCAACGTGCCCGATGTGCGCAAGGACCCGCGGTACCTGCAGTGCTTCGTCTCCTGCCAGTCGGAGATCGTCGTGCCCATCGCCCGGGACGGCAAGGTCTACGGCGAGATCGACATCGACAGCGACCGGCTGGCCGCCTTCGGCGCCGACGACGAGCAGTTCCTGAAGGCGGTCTGCGCCATCCTGGCGGAACGGGCGGCGGCCGACGCCGAGGTGCGGGCGGTGGGCGGCCGGACGACCGGGAGGCCGGCCTGA
- a CDS encoding glycine dehydrogenase yields MSSRRRLVADLQRLEAADPSLAGLTARLEPLLELLDAVDAGATLDVWVEFMGGHAVVADVASKFRGLVRDAAGPGLGFEGDAGELVLLLHHIGPVRREHGSGGVRVLLATGESAWFRAVRPGHSGLSRPPRPSRPSRPSRP; encoded by the coding sequence TTGAGCAGCCGGCGGCGGCTGGTCGCCGACCTCCAGCGCCTGGAGGCCGCCGATCCCTCGCTCGCCGGCCTCACCGCGCGGCTCGAGCCGCTGCTCGAGCTGCTCGACGCCGTGGATGCCGGCGCGACGCTGGACGTCTGGGTGGAGTTCATGGGCGGTCACGCCGTGGTGGCCGACGTCGCCTCCAAGTTTCGCGGCCTGGTGCGGGACGCGGCGGGGCCAGGTCTGGGCTTCGAGGGGGACGCAGGGGAGCTGGTGCTGCTGCTCCACCACATCGGACCGGTGCGCCGCGAGCACGGGTCGGGCGGCGTCCGCGTCCTCCTCGCCACCGGCGAATCGGCGTGGTTCCGGGCCGTCCGGCCGGGCCACAGCGGCCTCTCCCGTCCACCCCGTCCGTCCCGTCCCTCGCGCCCCTCCCGCCCCTGA
- a CDS encoding ABC transporter ATP-binding protein produces MIEVSHVSKRFGEHRAVTDLTFTVQRGEIVGLLGPNGAGKTTTMRLITGYMPPSAGTIRVAGFDTWEEPLEVKRRVGYLPEHPPVYPDMTVEAYLLFVAALKGVPRPRRRAEAQEAAERTGVTHVWKRLIGNLSRGYRQRVGLAQALLGKPDVLILDEPTVGLDPAQIVEVRQLIRSLAGEHTVILSSHILPEVRQTCQRVLIMNRGRLVAQDTPEGLTRALQGVSTLRLAVKGPAREVARRLRELEGVESVRILEGDEPAPAGVEEGAPADRSTADAGSSAPTPVVRLEVASRGKDLREAVFFAMAAERWPILEMRPLEMSLEEIFMQLVTEEQAPSGSAGRTRGGAGEGGAGRQRPAGAGRR; encoded by the coding sequence ATGATCGAGGTCTCCCACGTCAGCAAGCGGTTCGGCGAGCACCGCGCGGTCACGGATCTCACCTTCACGGTGCAGCGGGGCGAGATCGTGGGCCTGCTCGGTCCCAACGGGGCCGGCAAGACGACCACCATGCGCCTGATCACCGGCTACATGCCCCCCAGCGCCGGCACCATCCGCGTGGCCGGCTTCGACACGTGGGAGGAACCGCTGGAGGTCAAGCGGCGCGTCGGGTACCTCCCCGAGCATCCGCCGGTCTACCCGGACATGACCGTGGAGGCGTACCTGCTCTTCGTGGCGGCCCTCAAGGGCGTGCCCCGCCCCCGCCGCCGGGCCGAGGCCCAGGAGGCGGCGGAGCGCACCGGCGTGACCCACGTGTGGAAGCGCCTGATCGGCAACCTGTCCCGGGGCTACCGGCAGCGGGTGGGGTTGGCCCAGGCGCTGCTGGGCAAGCCCGACGTGCTCATCCTGGACGAGCCCACGGTGGGCCTCGATCCGGCGCAGATCGTCGAGGTCCGCCAGCTGATCCGCTCCCTGGCCGGCGAGCACACGGTGATCCTGAGCTCCCACATCCTCCCCGAGGTGCGGCAGACCTGCCAGCGCGTGTTGATCATGAACCGCGGGCGGCTGGTGGCCCAGGACACGCCCGAGGGACTGACGCGGGCGCTGCAGGGGGTCAGCACCCTGCGCCTCGCGGTCAAGGGGCCGGCCCGCGAGGTGGCGCGCCGCCTCCGCGAGCTGGAGGGCGTCGAGTCGGTCCGCATCCTGGAAGGGGACGAACCGGCCCCGGCCGGGGTGGAGGAGGGGGCGCCGGCGGACCGGTCCACGGCCGACGCGGGGTCTTCCGCGCCGACCCCGGTGGTGCGCCTCGAGGTCGCCTCCCGCGGCAAGGACCTGCGCGAGGCCGTCTTCTTCGCCATGGCTGCGGAGCGCTGGCCCATCCTGGAGATGCGCCCCCTGGAGATGAGCCTCGAGGAGATCTTCATGCAACTGGTGACGGAGGAACAGGCCCCCTCCGGGTCCGCGGGCCGGACCCGGGGCGGGGCGGGCGAGGGCGGCGCCGGCCGGCAGCGACCGGCGGGCGCCGGCCGGAGGTGA
- a CDS encoding type 1 glutamine amidotransferase domain-containing protein, whose translation MAAKRIAILVDDLYEDLELWYPYYRLLEAGHQVDLIGSERDRAYTSKHHYPAKAVKSIAEVRPEDYDGVVIPGGYAPDRMRRDERMVRFVRQIHDQGKLVAAICHAGWMLVSADVLRGRRATSVRAIRDDMRNAGCEWVDEPVVVDGNLVTSRTPDDLPAYMKAILAKLGEA comes from the coding sequence ATGGCGGCCAAGCGCATCGCCATCCTGGTCGACGACCTGTACGAGGACCTCGAGCTCTGGTACCCGTACTACCGCCTGCTGGAGGCGGGCCACCAGGTGGACCTGATCGGCAGCGAGCGGGATCGCGCCTACACCAGCAAGCACCACTACCCGGCCAAGGCCGTGAAGTCCATCGCCGAGGTGCGGCCGGAGGACTACGACGGGGTGGTGATCCCCGGCGGCTACGCGCCGGACCGCATGCGGCGCGACGAGCGGATGGTCCGGTTCGTCCGTCAGATCCACGATCAGGGCAAGCTGGTGGCGGCCATCTGCCACGCCGGCTGGATGCTGGTCTCGGCCGACGTCCTGCGGGGCCGCCGGGCCACCAGCGTCCGGGCCATCCGCGACGACATGCGCAACGCCGGCTGCGAGTGGGTGGACGAGCCCGTGGTCGTCGACGGGAACCTGGTGACCTCGCGGACGCCGGACGACCTGCCGGCTTACATGAAGGCGATCCTCGCCAAGCTGGGCGAAGCCTGA
- a CDS encoding class II fructose-1,6-bisphosphate aldolase, which produces MPLVTGIELLDDARRRDYAVGAFNVNNMEIVQAIIAAAEEERSPVILQASQGAIKYAGIRYIRALVTAAAEEAKVPICLHLDHGPSFEQVMECLRYGFTSVMFDGSHLPYEENVRLTAKAVEAAHAVGVSVEGELGKIGGVEEEIRVEDWDVVLTDPEVVPDFVERTGVDYLAVAIGTKHGFYQGEPKLDFDRLARIHQLMPDLPLVLHGGSGVPEEHIRRAIPLGVRKINIDTELRAAFVGKAREIMAARPDEIDPRKILGPAREAMKEKVKEKMRLFGSAGKA; this is translated from the coding sequence ATGCCGCTGGTCACCGGCATCGAACTCCTGGACGACGCCCGGAGGCGCGACTATGCCGTGGGCGCCTTCAACGTCAACAACATGGAGATCGTGCAGGCCATCATCGCGGCGGCCGAGGAGGAGCGGTCGCCCGTGATCCTCCAGGCGAGCCAGGGCGCCATCAAGTACGCGGGCATCCGCTACATCCGCGCCCTGGTGACGGCCGCCGCCGAGGAGGCCAAGGTCCCCATCTGCCTCCACCTGGATCACGGTCCCAGCTTCGAGCAGGTCATGGAGTGCCTGCGCTACGGCTTCACCTCGGTGATGTTCGACGGCTCCCACCTGCCCTATGAGGAGAACGTGCGCCTGACCGCCAAGGCCGTCGAGGCCGCCCACGCCGTGGGCGTCTCCGTGGAGGGCGAGCTCGGCAAGATCGGCGGCGTCGAGGAGGAGATCCGGGTCGAGGACTGGGACGTGGTCCTGACCGACCCCGAGGTGGTGCCCGACTTCGTCGAGCGCACGGGCGTCGACTACCTGGCGGTGGCCATCGGCACCAAGCACGGCTTCTACCAGGGCGAGCCCAAGCTGGACTTCGACCGCCTGGCCCGCATCCACCAGCTCATGCCCGACCTGCCCCTGGTGCTGCACGGCGGCAGCGGCGTCCCCGAGGAGCACATCCGCCGCGCCATCCCCCTGGGCGTCCGCAAGATCAACATCGACACGGAGCTGCGAGCGGCCTTCGTCGGCAAGGCACGGGAGATCATGGCGGCCCGGCCCGACGAGATCGATCCCCGCAAGATTCTGGGACCGGCCCGCGAGGCGATGAAGGAGAAGGTCAAGGAGAAGATGCGGCTCTTCGGCTCGGCGGGCAAGGCGTGA
- a CDS encoding ABC transporter permease — translation MGWQGLFALWRKDVLSFWLSPLWWVVAAVFLALTGWYYLAVVASFQAPDLRFLLDHMVVLLLFVVPALTMRLWAEEQQRGTAELLLTAPVTLNQVVLAKFFAVLTLLTVLLGVTGIYPAVTAAYGTVEWPMLLVGYLGVWLVAATFAAAGLLASTLSDSQVIAAVAGFGILLALYMLDWAAGAVGGTLGDVLRAASVWENLSDFIDGVLDTRRLVYFLSLIFGFLFLAVRNVERRTWAA, via the coding sequence ATGGGTTGGCAGGGCCTCTTCGCCCTATGGCGCAAGGACGTGCTCTCCTTCTGGCTGTCGCCCCTGTGGTGGGTGGTGGCGGCCGTCTTCCTCGCCTTGACGGGATGGTACTACCTGGCGGTGGTCGCCAGCTTCCAGGCGCCGGATCTGCGCTTCCTGCTGGACCACATGGTGGTGCTGCTGCTGTTCGTCGTGCCCGCGCTGACCATGCGGCTCTGGGCCGAGGAGCAGCAGCGCGGCACCGCCGAGCTGTTGCTGACCGCGCCGGTGACCCTGAATCAGGTGGTGCTGGCGAAGTTCTTCGCGGTCTTGACGCTGCTGACGGTGCTCCTCGGGGTCACGGGGATCTACCCCGCCGTCACGGCGGCCTACGGCACCGTGGAGTGGCCCATGCTGCTGGTCGGCTACCTCGGGGTGTGGCTGGTGGCCGCCACCTTCGCCGCCGCCGGGCTCTTGGCGTCGACCCTCAGCGACAGCCAGGTCATCGCCGCCGTGGCGGGCTTCGGGATCCTGCTGGCCCTGTACATGCTGGACTGGGCGGCGGGGGCCGTCGGCGGGACCCTGGGGGACGTGCTGCGAGCGGCGTCGGTCTGGGAGAACCTGAGCGACTTCATCGACGGGGTGCTGGACACCCGGCGCCTCGTCTACTTCCTCTCGTTGATCTTCGGCTTCCTGTTCCTCGCGGTCCGCAACGTGGAGCGGCGCACCTGGGCCGCGTGA
- a CDS encoding GNAT family N-acetyltransferase, whose product MGELQIRPVERMDACRALEALQAQVWGDPAMVVPAHQLYVVARHGGVLLAAYEGEQPVGFVYGFPARHGGRWVLHSHMLGVLPVYRDRGVGRRLKEAQREYARALGYPTITWTFDPLECRNAYLNLRRLRARARTYLPDFYGSMQDALNRDLPSDRLLAEWDTEPAASSVPADASPEASLAGAADQDQDLVAFAVDVRADGWPVPGAVRLRPPGADEPSPRGCECPCRPGSRT is encoded by the coding sequence ATGGGTGAACTGCAGATCCGACCCGTAGAGCGGATGGACGCCTGTCGCGCCTTGGAAGCGCTGCAGGCCCAGGTATGGGGCGACCCGGCGATGGTGGTCCCTGCCCATCAGCTGTACGTCGTGGCGCGCCACGGCGGGGTGCTGCTGGCGGCCTACGAGGGCGAGCAGCCGGTCGGCTTCGTCTACGGCTTCCCGGCGCGGCACGGTGGGCGGTGGGTGTTGCATTCCCACATGCTTGGGGTGCTCCCCGTGTACCGGGATCGCGGCGTCGGGCGCCGGTTGAAGGAAGCCCAGCGGGAGTATGCGCGGGCGCTCGGCTATCCCACCATCACCTGGACCTTCGACCCGCTGGAATGCCGCAATGCGTACCTCAACCTTCGCCGCCTCCGGGCCAGGGCCCGCACGTACCTGCCCGACTTCTACGGATCCATGCAAGACGCCTTGAATCGCGACCTGCCTTCCGACCGCTTGCTGGCGGAATGGGACACGGAGCCCGCGGCCTCTTCCGTGCCCGCCGACGCCTCGCCAGAGGCGTCCCTGGCCGGAGCGGCGGACCAAGACCAGGACCTGGTCGCCTTCGCGGTGGACGTCCGCGCCGACGGCTGGCCTGTGCCCGGGGCGGTGCGCCTCCGTCCTCCCGGTGCGGACGAACCCAGCCCCCGCGGGTGCGAGTGCCCGTGCCGGCCCGGATCCAGGACCTGA
- a CDS encoding polysaccharide deacetylase family protein → MAGPGIRWRRAAAWLLLIAAATALGRAGWSPLRLLPGMGRPGGLPGRVAPDVWVGPVPVGGWSRERVSEWLEELAHAVHMPPEDARPDPAQRAVIPGVAGLTLDVDASLQAILRAPPGSRVDLQFRAVPPQKDLDDFPGQPVYHGHRRKQAVAFLVNVAWGEEHLPAMLAALEAHGVRVTFFPVGRWAEAHAGLVAEMVRRGHEVGSHGYSDALELEDQPVDGVLADLRRGVEAVARAAGLDPSAVRFYSTHRGVRTAAVERAAQEAGVRLVYWSLDTVDWMKPPPALMARRIVAAAQPGDLILMHPTPGTVEALPAMIEGLHRRGLVVVPLGQLLAPLPVDDPCQRPAEPAGPVLAGDRVRPPFAAFVRGGWRPPPEGGPRSPAR, encoded by the coding sequence ATGGCAGGCCCAGGCATCCGGTGGCGGCGAGCCGCGGCGTGGCTCCTCCTGATCGCAGCCGCGACCGCGTTGGGCCGGGCGGGCTGGTCGCCGCTGCGCCTCCTGCCCGGGATGGGGCGACCGGGCGGGCTCCCCGGCCGGGTCGCCCCCGACGTGTGGGTCGGACCCGTGCCGGTGGGCGGGTGGTCGCGGGAGCGGGTGTCCGAATGGCTCGAGGAGCTGGCCCACGCGGTGCACATGCCGCCTGAGGATGCGCGCCCCGACCCCGCCCAGCGGGCGGTGATCCCCGGCGTGGCCGGCCTGACCCTGGACGTCGACGCCAGCCTGCAAGCCATCCTGCGGGCGCCGCCGGGCAGCCGGGTCGACCTCCAGTTCCGCGCCGTCCCACCGCAGAAGGACCTGGACGATTTCCCCGGTCAGCCCGTCTATCACGGCCATCGGCGCAAACAGGCCGTGGCCTTCCTGGTCAACGTGGCCTGGGGGGAGGAGCACCTGCCCGCCATGCTCGCGGCGCTGGAGGCGCATGGGGTGCGGGTCACCTTCTTCCCCGTGGGGCGGTGGGCGGAGGCCCACGCCGGTCTGGTGGCGGAGATGGTCCGCCGCGGCCATGAGGTCGGCAGCCACGGCTACTCGGACGCCCTGGAACTCGAGGACCAGCCGGTCGACGGGGTGCTGGCCGACCTCCGCCGCGGGGTCGAAGCGGTGGCCCGGGCGGCCGGCCTGGACCCGTCGGCGGTGCGGTTCTACAGCACCCACCGCGGGGTGCGCACCGCCGCGGTGGAGCGGGCGGCGCAGGAGGCCGGCGTCCGACTGGTCTACTGGAGCCTCGACACCGTCGACTGGATGAAGCCGCCCCCGGCGCTCATGGCACGGCGCATCGTCGCCGCGGCGCAGCCCGGGGACCTGATCTTGATGCACCCCACGCCGGGCACGGTCGAGGCCCTCCCCGCCATGATCGAGGGCCTGCACCGGCGCGGCCTGGTGGTGGTCCCGCTGGGCCAGCTGCTGGCCCCCCTGCCCGTGGACGACCCCTGCCAGCGCCCCGCGGAGCCGGCCGGTCCCGTCCTGGCCGGCGACCGCGTGCGTCCGCCCTTCGCCGCGTTCGTCCGTGGTGGATGGCGCCCGCCGCCCGAGGGCGGCCCTCGGTCCCCGGCCCGTTAA
- the glpX gene encoding class II fructose-bisphosphatase produces MERELTLELVRVTEAAALAAARWMGRGDKDAADGAAVDAMRAVFDTVDIRGTVVIGEGEMDEAPRLYIGERVGSGQGPAVDVAVDPVEGTNLVAKGLPGAIAVLAVAPRGCLLHAPDMYMEKIAVGPAAAGAIDIQRPIEENLEAVARALGKRVEDVTVIVLDRPRHADLVARIRRAGARIRMIADGDVSAAIATALEGTGIDLMVGIGGAPEGVLAAAALYCLGGELQGRLWPEDEEDRERMRAMGIDEARVLRIEDLVRGEDVIFAATGITSGEMLRGVQFTSRGVYTHSVAMRYRTGTVRFVEAWHRLERKPVIGPLVGGAEEAGAAAGGAG; encoded by the coding sequence ATGGAACGGGAACTGACCCTGGAGCTGGTGCGGGTGACGGAGGCGGCCGCCCTGGCCGCCGCCCGCTGGATGGGCCGCGGCGACAAGGACGCCGCCGACGGTGCCGCCGTCGACGCCATGCGGGCCGTGTTCGACACGGTGGACATCCGCGGCACGGTGGTGATCGGCGAGGGGGAGATGGACGAGGCGCCGCGGCTCTACATCGGCGAGCGGGTGGGCAGCGGCCAGGGGCCCGCCGTGGATGTGGCCGTCGACCCCGTGGAGGGCACGAACCTGGTCGCCAAGGGCCTGCCCGGGGCCATCGCCGTCCTGGCGGTGGCGCCCCGGGGTTGCCTGCTCCACGCCCCGGACATGTACATGGAGAAGATCGCCGTCGGGCCGGCGGCGGCCGGCGCCATCGACATCCAGCGGCCCATCGAGGAGAACCTGGAGGCCGTGGCCCGGGCCCTGGGCAAGCGGGTCGAGGACGTGACGGTGATCGTCCTGGACCGGCCGCGCCACGCCGACCTGGTGGCCCGCATCCGCCGGGCCGGTGCCCGCATCCGCATGATCGCCGACGGCGACGTCTCGGCCGCCATCGCCACCGCCCTGGAGGGAACCGGCATCGACCTCATGGTGGGCATCGGCGGCGCCCCCGAGGGCGTGCTGGCGGCGGCCGCCCTGTACTGCCTCGGCGGCGAGCTGCAGGGGCGCCTCTGGCCCGAAGACGAGGAGGACCGCGAGCGCATGCGGGCCATGGGGATCGACGAGGCCCGGGTGCTGCGCATCGAGGACCTGGTCCGAGGCGAAGACGTGATCTTCGCCGCCACGGGCATCACCAGCGGCGAGATGCTGCGGGGGGTCCAGTTCACCAGCCGCGGCGTGTACACCCACTCGGTGGCCATGCGCTACCGCACCGGGACGGTGCGCTTCGTCGAGGCCTGGCACCGGCTGGAGCGCAAGCCCGTCATCGGCCCGCTGGTGGGGGGCGCCGAGGAGGCCGGTGCCGCGGCGGGGGGCGCCGGGTAG